A stretch of Allostreptomyces psammosilenae DNA encodes these proteins:
- a CDS encoding carbohydrate ABC transporter permease: protein MPRSRVFYWMAAPAVILFFVLHTLPALQGAFYSLTNFSGYGDWEFVGLRNYAAMTRDDRILDSYLFTLGFAIAATIATNVIALAIAVGLNSRIWFRKTLRAIFFLPNVLSVLIVGFVFNYFFAFILPQWGASWGIDRLAVNILGDPDLAWIGVVIVTVWQAVAFNIIIYLAGLQTIGADIYEAAAIDGATPWQRFRRITFPLIAPFFTINMVLALRGFLQVFDQIMALTGGGPGNATQSISVLIFQGGFQGGEFAYQSANAVIYFLLIAGLSLLQLRVLQRREVNA from the coding sequence ATGCCCAGATCCAGGGTCTTCTACTGGATGGCCGCTCCGGCCGTCATCCTGTTCTTCGTCCTGCACACCCTGCCCGCCCTCCAAGGCGCCTTCTACAGCCTGACCAACTTCAGCGGCTACGGCGACTGGGAGTTCGTGGGCCTGCGCAACTACGCCGCGATGACCAGGGATGACCGCATCCTCGACTCCTACCTGTTCACCCTCGGCTTCGCCATCGCCGCCACCATCGCCACCAACGTGATCGCCCTGGCCATCGCGGTCGGACTGAACTCCCGCATCTGGTTCCGCAAGACCCTGCGCGCGATCTTCTTCCTGCCCAACGTGCTCTCCGTGCTCATCGTGGGCTTCGTCTTCAACTACTTCTTCGCGTTCATCCTCCCCCAATGGGGAGCCAGCTGGGGCATCGACCGACTCGCCGTCAACATCCTCGGCGACCCCGACCTCGCCTGGATCGGCGTGGTCATCGTCACCGTCTGGCAGGCAGTCGCCTTCAACATCATCATCTACCTCGCCGGCCTGCAAACCATCGGCGCCGACATCTACGAGGCCGCCGCCATCGACGGCGCCACCCCCTGGCAACGCTTCCGACGCATCACCTTCCCGTTGATCGCCCCGTTCTTCACCATCAACATGGTCCTCGCCCTACGCGGCTTCCTCCAAGTCTTCGACCAGATCATGGCCCTGACCGGCGGCGGCCCCGGCAACGCCACCCAGTCCATCTCCGTCCTCATCTTCCAAGGCGGCTTCCAAGGCGGCGAATTCGCCTACCAATCCGCCAACGCCGTCATCTACTTCCTCCTCATCGCCGGACTGTCCCTGCTCCAGCTGCGCGTCCTGCAGCGCCGAGAGGTGAACGCATGA
- a CDS encoding glycoside hydrolase family 13 protein — protein sequence MTVPQSSDWWKSAVVYQVYPRSFRDSDGDGIGDLPGVIEKLDYLKLLGVDVVWLSPVYPSPGDDNGYDISDYCGINPEFGTLADFERLRDGLHERGMRLVMDLVVNHTSDEHPWFRESRESVDSPKRDWYIWRPPAADGGPPNNWGSVFSGSAWEYDEKTGEYFLHLFSRRQPDLNWENPQVREAVHEVMRWWLDRGVDGFRMDVINFISKEPGLPSSPEIGADGYGSFFAHAVDGPMVHRYLREMNDAVLAGRDVMTVGEMPGVTLEQARLYTAPERREVNMVFQFEHVDLDDGPGGKFDPVPVPLPVLRASLNRWQQGLAEDGWNSLYWNNHDQPRVVSRFGDDSTETTRVASAKMLATVLHLMKGTPYIYQGEELGMTNAHFTSIDDYRDIEILNYYRTAVGGGLVTPEQALRGIRARGRDNARTPVQWNAGPGAGFTTGTPWIAVNDNYQHINAEAAIADDNSVFHHYRRLITLRKTHPVIVHGTFHPLLDDHDDIYAYLRTHDQHKLLVIANWTGRPIEVPLDPTPLIGPNHHLLISTHNDAPTFHHLRPYEARAYLAG from the coding sequence ATGACGGTTCCGCAGAGCAGTGACTGGTGGAAGAGCGCGGTGGTCTACCAGGTGTATCCGCGCAGTTTCCGGGACAGTGACGGTGACGGCATCGGCGATCTGCCGGGGGTCATCGAGAAGCTGGACTACCTGAAGCTGCTGGGTGTGGACGTGGTCTGGTTGTCGCCGGTGTACCCCTCGCCGGGTGATGACAACGGTTATGACATCAGCGACTACTGCGGCATCAATCCCGAGTTCGGCACCCTGGCCGACTTCGAGCGGTTGCGTGACGGTCTGCACGAGCGCGGGATGCGTCTGGTGATGGACCTGGTCGTGAACCACACCTCGGACGAGCACCCGTGGTTCAGGGAGTCCCGCGAGTCGGTCGACTCGCCCAAGCGGGACTGGTACATCTGGCGGCCCCCGGCCGCGGACGGCGGTCCGCCGAACAACTGGGGGTCGGTCTTCTCCGGTTCGGCCTGGGAGTACGACGAGAAGACCGGGGAGTACTTCCTGCACCTGTTCAGCCGCCGCCAGCCGGACCTGAACTGGGAGAACCCGCAGGTGCGGGAGGCCGTCCACGAGGTGATGCGCTGGTGGCTGGACCGCGGCGTGGACGGCTTCCGGATGGACGTCATCAACTTCATCTCCAAGGAGCCCGGCCTGCCCTCCTCCCCGGAGATCGGCGCCGACGGCTACGGCTCCTTCTTCGCCCACGCCGTCGACGGCCCGATGGTGCACCGCTACCTGCGGGAGATGAACGATGCGGTGCTGGCCGGCCGGGACGTGATGACCGTCGGCGAGATGCCCGGCGTCACCCTGGAGCAGGCCCGCCTCTACACCGCGCCGGAGCGGCGCGAGGTCAACATGGTCTTCCAGTTCGAGCACGTCGACCTCGACGACGGCCCCGGCGGCAAGTTCGACCCCGTACCGGTCCCGCTACCGGTGCTCCGGGCGTCACTGAACCGCTGGCAGCAGGGCCTCGCCGAGGACGGCTGGAACAGCCTGTACTGGAACAACCACGACCAGCCCCGCGTCGTCTCCCGCTTCGGCGACGACTCCACCGAAACCACCCGCGTCGCCTCCGCCAAGATGCTCGCCACCGTCCTGCACCTGATGAAGGGCACCCCCTACATCTACCAGGGCGAAGAACTGGGCATGACCAACGCCCACTTCACCAGCATCGACGACTACCGCGACATCGAGATCCTCAACTACTACCGCACCGCCGTCGGCGGCGGCCTGGTCACCCCCGAACAGGCCCTGCGCGGCATCCGCGCCCGCGGCCGCGACAACGCCCGCACCCCCGTCCAATGGAACGCCGGCCCCGGCGCCGGCTTCACCACCGGCACCCCCTGGATCGCCGTCAACGACAACTACCAGCACATCAACGCCGAAGCCGCCATCGCCGACGACAACTCCGTCTTCCACCACTACCGACGCCTCATCACCCTCCGCAAAACCCACCCCGTCATCGTCCACGGCACCTTCCACCCCCTCCTGGACGACCACGACGACATCTACGCCTACCTCCGCACCCACGACCAACACAAACTCCTGGTCATCGCCAACTGGACCGGCCGACCGATCGAAGTCCCCCTCGACCCCACCCCCCTCATCGGCCCCAACCACCACCTCCTCATCAGCACCCACAACGACGCCCCCACCTTCCACCACCTACGCCCCTACGAAGCCCGCGCCTACCTGGCCGGCTGA
- a CDS encoding ClpP family protease, with protein MTQYTIPTVIERTARGERAYDVYSRLLSERIIFLGTPIDDGVANVVIAQLLHLESSSPESEIAIYINSPGGSYTALMAIYDTMTFVGAPISTFCVGQAASTAAVLLAGGDPGRRFVLEHSRVLLGQPASGGQRGTVSDLSLQAKEILRIRSQVEEVLSRHTPHDVATLRADMDRDRVFTAEEAVAYGLADEVLTRRRAAG; from the coding sequence ATGACCCAGTACACGATCCCGACCGTCATCGAGCGCACCGCCCGTGGGGAGCGCGCCTACGACGTCTACAGCCGGCTGCTGTCCGAGCGGATCATCTTCCTCGGCACGCCGATCGACGACGGCGTCGCGAACGTCGTCATCGCCCAGCTGCTCCACCTGGAGTCCTCCAGCCCGGAGAGCGAAATCGCGATCTACATCAACTCGCCGGGCGGCTCGTACACCGCTCTCATGGCGATCTACGACACCATGACCTTCGTGGGCGCGCCGATCTCCACGTTCTGCGTGGGGCAGGCGGCCTCGACCGCGGCGGTGCTGCTGGCCGGGGGCGACCCGGGGCGGCGGTTCGTCCTCGAGCACTCCCGGGTGCTGCTGGGGCAGCCGGCCAGCGGCGGCCAGCGGGGAACCGTCTCCGACCTCAGCCTGCAGGCCAAGGAGATCCTCCGGATCCGGTCCCAGGTCGAGGAGGTGCTCTCCCGGCACACGCCGCACGACGTCGCGACGCTGCGGGCGGACATGGACCGCGACCGGGTGTTCACCGCCGAGGAGGCCGTGGCGTACGGGCTCGCCGACGAGGTGCTCACCCGGCGGCGCGCGGCCGGCTGA
- a CDS encoding VOC family protein has translation MIRTEFTGAPCWLDLGAPDVPAAAAFYSAVLGWEFQSLGPEMGDFGFFRVEGKTVAGLGKLTEEGARSAWMIYFRTQDADVTTEAVRRAGGTVRVPPTDADGEGRMAQYTDPQGGQFAVWQPGTMLGIEAVDRPGALNWTELYTTDAEAAKEFYGGVFGWQTDAMPMDEETYWLVTPAGGGQESMQGGIMQLAPEDLGLNGGKPYWHPVFQVADCDAAVASVTGNGGSVQMGPVDAEGVGRLAVCVDPAGADFVVLTPAEG, from the coding sequence ATGATCAGGACCGAATTCACCGGCGCCCCGTGCTGGCTCGACCTCGGCGCGCCGGACGTCCCCGCCGCGGCCGCGTTCTACTCCGCGGTGCTCGGGTGGGAGTTCCAGTCGCTCGGGCCGGAGATGGGCGACTTCGGGTTCTTCCGGGTGGAGGGCAAGACGGTCGCCGGCCTGGGCAAGCTCACCGAGGAGGGCGCCCGCTCGGCCTGGATGATCTACTTCAGGACCCAGGACGCCGACGTGACCACCGAGGCCGTGCGGCGGGCCGGCGGCACCGTGCGGGTGCCCCCGACGGACGCCGACGGCGAGGGGCGGATGGCCCAGTACACCGATCCCCAGGGCGGGCAGTTCGCCGTCTGGCAGCCGGGGACGATGCTCGGGATCGAGGCCGTCGACCGGCCCGGCGCGCTGAACTGGACCGAGCTGTACACCACGGACGCGGAGGCGGCGAAGGAGTTCTACGGCGGCGTCTTCGGTTGGCAGACCGACGCGATGCCGATGGATGAGGAGACGTACTGGCTGGTCACGCCGGCCGGCGGCGGCCAGGAGAGCATGCAGGGCGGGATCATGCAGCTCGCCCCGGAGGACCTCGGGCTGAACGGGGGGAAGCCCTACTGGCACCCGGTGTTCCAGGTCGCGGACTGCGACGCCGCCGTCGCCTCGGTCACCGGGAACGGCGGCAGCGTGCAGATGGGGCCGGTGGACGCCGAGGGCGTGGGCCGCCTGGCCGTCTGCGTCGACCCCGCCGGCGCGGACTTCGTGGTGCTCACCCCGGCCGAGGGCTGA
- a CDS encoding MFS transporter — MARTRNGAGDRPGVVLAVLAAAQFAVVLSTSVVNVALPALRDGVGLSEHALSWVVGAYGLAFGALLLLGGRAADLLGARRVLLAGLALFAAAALAAGLSTTPAALITARAVQGVGAAAVAPAALALLTRLHPPGPRRGRALGVWGAVSGAGGAAGVLLGGALTQSPGWPAVFHATALTGAAVLVATAVLVPRGPAPTPDTRRLDLVGAGTITASLAALVLGLTGAGRLGWTDPAVLGPLAAAAVLLGLFVRTERRHPAPLLPPRLLTTGSVGPANLVMALVGAVWVGLFFFLPLYQQQVLGDGPLRAGLAQLPLAAANILGSALAPRLARRLGPTGTLTAGLAALATGLGWLSRLPADGGFLADVLGPSLIVGLGLGLAFVQLTGAAVGGVQAADAGLAGGLVNTTRQVGGAVGLAVLTSLAASATATATTAGAPPATALTEGYRLAFLTSATVIALAAACAPVVLRGPARPASQRDASPLPLTEEPGETTMKHDNHPQHTQATTPPPTVDDSAPVVVRRSTTVAAPLAVVWGVHTAVGSWADWNPDVDRAALDGPLRPGTRLRWLTHGLEIVSTLLHVAPGERVVWAGPAQGIQGVHVWAFEEHDGVVTVRTEESWSGGPVLARPEQARQMLEQSLETWLRHLRAECERRWALAADRP, encoded by the coding sequence ATGGCACGCACCCGGAACGGGGCCGGCGACCGGCCCGGAGTCGTCCTGGCCGTCCTGGCGGCGGCGCAGTTCGCGGTCGTGCTCAGCACATCCGTCGTCAACGTCGCCCTCCCCGCGCTCCGCGACGGCGTCGGGCTGTCCGAGCACGCGCTGTCCTGGGTCGTGGGCGCCTACGGGCTCGCCTTCGGCGCCCTGCTGCTCCTCGGCGGTCGCGCCGCCGACCTCCTCGGGGCGCGCCGCGTCCTGCTGGCCGGCCTCGCCCTGTTCGCCGCCGCGGCACTGGCCGCCGGGCTGTCCACCACCCCTGCCGCGCTGATCACCGCCCGCGCCGTCCAGGGCGTCGGCGCCGCCGCCGTGGCACCCGCCGCGCTCGCCCTGCTCACCCGGCTGCATCCCCCCGGACCACGGCGCGGCCGGGCCCTCGGGGTGTGGGGCGCCGTCTCCGGCGCCGGCGGAGCGGCCGGCGTCCTGCTCGGCGGGGCACTCACCCAGTCCCCGGGCTGGCCCGCCGTCTTCCACGCCACGGCGCTCACCGGCGCCGCCGTGCTGGTCGCCACCGCGGTCCTGGTACCCCGCGGCCCCGCCCCCACCCCCGACACCCGCCGCCTGGACCTCGTCGGCGCCGGCACCATCACCGCGTCCCTGGCGGCGCTGGTCCTCGGACTCACCGGTGCGGGACGCCTCGGCTGGACCGACCCGGCGGTCCTCGGCCCGCTGGCCGCGGCCGCCGTACTGCTCGGGCTGTTCGTCCGCACCGAGCGACGGCACCCCGCGCCGCTGCTGCCGCCCCGCCTGCTCACCACCGGCTCGGTCGGCCCCGCCAACCTGGTCATGGCGCTGGTCGGCGCCGTCTGGGTCGGACTGTTCTTCTTCCTCCCCCTCTACCAACAACAGGTGCTCGGGGACGGGCCGCTGCGGGCCGGGCTCGCCCAGCTCCCCCTCGCCGCGGCGAACATCCTCGGCTCGGCCCTGGCGCCCCGCCTCGCCCGCCGGCTCGGACCGACCGGCACGCTCACCGCCGGCCTGGCCGCCCTCGCCACCGGGCTCGGCTGGCTCTCCCGCCTCCCGGCGGACGGCGGCTTCCTCGCCGACGTCCTCGGCCCCAGCCTGATCGTCGGCCTCGGTCTCGGCCTCGCCTTCGTCCAGCTCACCGGCGCCGCCGTCGGCGGGGTCCAGGCCGCGGACGCCGGTCTGGCCGGCGGACTGGTCAACACCACCCGGCAGGTCGGCGGGGCGGTGGGACTGGCCGTCCTCACCAGCCTCGCCGCCTCCGCCACCGCTACCGCCACCACCGCCGGCGCCCCGCCCGCCACGGCCCTCACCGAGGGATACCGGCTCGCCTTCCTCACCTCCGCGACCGTGATCGCCCTGGCGGCCGCCTGCGCCCCCGTCGTCCTGCGCGGCCCGGCACGGCCCGCGTCCCAGCGGGACGCGTCACCCCTGCCCCTCACCGAAGAACCAGGAGAAACCACCATGAAGCACGACAACCACCCCCAGCACACCCAGGCGACCACCCCGCCCCCCACGGTCGACGACTCGGCCCCCGTCGTGGTGCGCCGCTCCACCACGGTCGCCGCGCCGCTCGCGGTCGTGTGGGGGGTGCACACCGCCGTCGGCTCCTGGGCCGACTGGAACCCGGACGTCGACCGCGCCGCGCTCGACGGACCGCTCCGCCCCGGCACCCGGCTGCGCTGGCTCACCCACGGACTCGAGATCGTCTCCACCCTCCTGCACGTCGCGCCGGGCGAACGCGTCGTCTGGGCCGGTCCGGCCCAGGGCATCCAGGGCGTGCACGTGTGGGCCTTCGAGGAGCACGACGGCGTGGTCACCGTACGCACCGAGGAGTCCTGGAGCGGCGGGCCCGTCCTGGCCCGGCCGGAACAGGCGCGACAGATGCTCGAACAGTCCCTGGAGACCTGGCTGCGCCACCTGCGCGCCGAGTGCGAGCGCCGCTGGGCCCTCGCCGCGGACCGGCCGTGA
- a CDS encoding ClpP family protease, with protein sequence MSPLATGPDTQPRAAEGDTPPTRFDDHLAAQLLSQRIVFLGTQVDEVSANRVCAQLLLLSAEDPRTDISLYINSPGGSVSAGLAIYDTMRLIPNDVSTLAMGFAASMGQFLLTVGTAGKRYALPNARIMMHQPSAGIGGTAADIAIQAENLHFTKQAIERITAQHTGQSEETIARDSDRDRWFTAEQAKEYGMIDRVVESLADVRPAGSRRRMGI encoded by the coding sequence TTGTCACCACTGGCCACCGGCCCCGACACCCAACCACGAGCCGCCGAGGGCGACACGCCCCCCACGCGGTTCGACGACCACCTGGCCGCACAGCTGCTCAGCCAGCGGATCGTCTTCCTCGGCACCCAGGTGGACGAGGTCTCCGCCAACCGGGTCTGCGCGCAGCTGCTCCTGCTCTCGGCGGAGGACCCGCGGACCGACATCAGCCTCTACATCAACAGCCCGGGCGGTTCGGTGAGCGCCGGGCTGGCCATCTACGACACGATGCGGCTGATCCCGAACGACGTCTCGACGCTCGCCATGGGATTCGCCGCCAGCATGGGGCAGTTCCTGCTCACCGTCGGGACGGCCGGCAAGCGGTACGCGCTGCCGAACGCGCGCATCATGATGCACCAGCCCTCCGCCGGGATCGGCGGGACCGCCGCCGACATCGCGATCCAGGCCGAGAACCTCCACTTCACCAAGCAGGCCATCGAGCGGATCACCGCGCAGCACACCGGCCAGAGCGAGGAGACGATCGCCCGCGACAGCGACCGCGACCGGTGGTTCACGGCCGAGCAGGCGAAGGAGTACGGCATGATCGACCGCGTCGTGGAGTCGCTCGCCGACGTCCGGCCGGCCGGCTCGCGGCGACGGATGGGGATCTGA
- a CDS encoding MarR family winged helix-turn-helix transcriptional regulator: MSELPHPGPVRGWCALSALHDRIEARVERALQAAHGLSVREFSVLEMLSGQHSGPGGHLRMNQLADSVVLSQSATTRLVTRLEERGLLTRYLCPDDRRGIYTDVTDAGRTLLEQARPTNDAALREALQEAEKRPELAPLVAAVRALDPVD; encoded by the coding sequence ATGTCGGAACTGCCCCATCCCGGTCCCGTCCGGGGCTGGTGCGCGCTGTCGGCCCTGCACGACAGGATCGAGGCGCGCGTCGAGCGCGCCCTCCAGGCCGCCCACGGGCTGAGCGTCCGCGAGTTCTCCGTGCTGGAGATGCTCAGCGGGCAGCACTCCGGCCCCGGCGGACACCTGCGGATGAACCAGCTCGCCGACTCCGTGGTGCTCAGCCAGAGCGCGACCACCCGGCTGGTCACCCGGTTGGAGGAACGCGGCCTGCTGACCCGCTACCTGTGCCCCGACGACCGCCGGGGCATCTACACCGACGTCACCGACGCCGGCCGAACGCTGCTGGAGCAGGCGCGTCCCACCAACGACGCCGCGCTGCGCGAGGCGCTCCAGGAGGCCGAGAAGCGCCCGGAACTCGCCCCGCTGGTCGCCGCCGTCCGCGCCCTCGACCCGGTGGACTGA
- a CDS encoding TetR/AcrR family transcriptional regulator — translation MQSERRRELSTAEERRAAVLRTAIGAFAARGYFGTTTAEVAKAAGISQAYVYRLFPNKEALFVAVVEHCFLRVRQSLEAGAAAAGSSSPEAVLSVMGDAYARLITDNDLLLVQLHAQAAAASEPAVREAVRAGYARLVEYVRGVSGGDDEQIQNFFAVGMLCHLVVSIGAQEVQAPWTRTLTTGIRHYD, via the coding sequence ATGCAATCTGAACGACGTCGCGAACTGTCGACGGCCGAGGAACGCCGCGCGGCGGTGCTGCGCACCGCGATCGGCGCCTTCGCCGCACGCGGCTACTTCGGCACCACCACCGCCGAGGTGGCCAAGGCCGCCGGCATCTCGCAGGCCTACGTGTACCGGCTCTTCCCCAACAAGGAGGCCCTGTTCGTCGCGGTCGTGGAGCACTGCTTCCTCCGGGTGCGGCAGAGCCTGGAGGCCGGCGCCGCCGCCGCGGGCAGCAGCTCGCCGGAGGCCGTGCTCTCCGTCATGGGGGACGCCTACGCCCGACTGATCACGGACAACGACCTGCTGCTGGTCCAGCTCCACGCGCAGGCCGCGGCGGCCTCCGAGCCGGCCGTCCGGGAGGCGGTGCGGGCCGGGTACGCCCGCCTGGTGGAGTACGTCCGAGGGGTCTCGGGGGGCGACGACGAGCAGATCCAGAACTTCTTCGCGGTGGGCATGCTGTGCCACCTGGTGGTGTCGATCGGCGCGCAGGAGGTCCAGGCGCCGTGGACCCGCACCCTCACCACGGGCATCCGGCACTACGACTGA
- a CDS encoding ABC transporter substrate-binding protein gives MQLSSWRRAVVAFPLVLALVPVVAGCGVGAGGDDGVVELEFFQAKPEAVASFDALIAEFEAAHPGIDVRQNQVPNAGTALRTRLVKNDVPDVIALDGTATYGELAEAGVFADFTGDPALEAIQPGVVEVLNGVGSRPGETNGVPLSTNANGVLYNVEAFAELGLEPPTTWDELVRVCEEIEAAGRTPFAFTWKDAWTAMVGFNSLAASLAPEGFFDDREADRTTFAADFGEVAERFTALKEFGNEDPFGTDYNTGNAMFTRGEALMLTQGIWAISAIKQVNPDITVGAFAMPAADDPADNRLVSGVDTVLTTGVDTEHPEEVREFIRFLTSKEASAQYIAEQGLFSARVDVPQQDPALASLNPYFASGQVTGYPEHRFAPAVPLQAITQEFLISEDAGAFLRELDDEWEKVQARS, from the coding sequence ATGCAGCTTTCCTCGTGGCGCCGTGCCGTGGTGGCGTTTCCGTTGGTGTTGGCCCTGGTGCCGGTGGTGGCCGGGTGTGGGGTCGGTGCGGGTGGTGATGACGGTGTGGTCGAGTTGGAGTTCTTCCAGGCGAAGCCGGAGGCGGTGGCGAGTTTCGACGCGTTGATCGCGGAGTTCGAGGCGGCTCATCCGGGGATCGATGTCCGGCAGAACCAGGTGCCGAACGCGGGGACGGCGCTGCGTACCCGGTTGGTGAAGAACGACGTGCCGGACGTGATCGCGTTGGACGGGACCGCGACCTACGGGGAGCTGGCCGAGGCGGGGGTGTTCGCGGACTTCACCGGTGATCCGGCCCTGGAGGCGATCCAGCCGGGTGTGGTGGAGGTGTTGAACGGGGTGGGCTCCCGGCCGGGGGAGACCAACGGCGTGCCGTTGTCCACGAACGCCAACGGGGTGCTCTACAACGTCGAGGCGTTCGCCGAGTTGGGGTTGGAGCCGCCGACCACGTGGGACGAACTGGTTCGGGTGTGTGAGGAGATCGAGGCGGCGGGGCGGACTCCGTTCGCGTTCACGTGGAAGGACGCGTGGACGGCGATGGTCGGCTTCAACTCGCTGGCGGCGAGTCTGGCGCCGGAGGGGTTCTTCGACGACCGGGAGGCCGACCGCACCACGTTCGCTGCGGATTTCGGGGAGGTCGCGGAGCGGTTCACGGCGTTGAAGGAGTTCGGCAACGAGGATCCGTTCGGCACCGACTACAACACCGGGAACGCGATGTTCACCCGGGGTGAGGCGTTGATGTTGACCCAGGGGATCTGGGCGATCAGCGCGATCAAGCAGGTCAACCCGGACATCACGGTGGGCGCTTTCGCGATGCCGGCCGCGGACGACCCGGCGGACAACCGGCTGGTGTCGGGTGTGGACACGGTGCTGACCACGGGGGTGGACACCGAGCACCCCGAAGAGGTCCGGGAGTTCATCCGATTCCTGACCAGCAAGGAAGCCTCCGCCCAGTACATCGCCGAGCAGGGCCTGTTCTCCGCCCGCGTCGACGTCCCCCAGCAGGACCCGGCACTGGCCTCCCTCAACCCCTACTTCGCTTCCGGTCAGGTGACCGGGTATCCCGAGCACCGGTTCGCGCCGGCGGTGCCGCTGCAGGCGATCACCCAGGAGTTCCTGATCTCCGAGGACGCCGGCGCCTTCCTGCGGGAGCTCGACGACGAATGGGAGAAGGTGCAGGCCCGCAGCTGA
- a CDS encoding carbohydrate ABC transporter permease yields the protein MMRTRNNWLVTTLLCAASLTVALPLYLTITIALKSPEQTAASALALPLDPQWDNFSRAIETTGFFRALLNSTIITIAVVVLVVLTNSLVAYAIARNMHRRLFRGLYFYLISALFIPFPIIMLPVVRQMSMIGLDNQIGLILLYVVYGLSFNVFLYTGYLRSIPRELEEAAALDGTNTWQTFWRVIFPLLTPINATVAVLTCLTTWNDFLLPLVMLGDRDSFTLPLVQYAFQGQFNTDYNLAFASYLMALAPMVILYVTAQRWIISGVMRGAIR from the coding sequence ATGATGCGCACCCGAAACAACTGGCTGGTCACCACACTCCTCTGCGCGGCGTCCCTCACCGTCGCCCTCCCCCTCTACCTCACCATCACCATCGCGCTGAAAAGCCCGGAACAGACCGCCGCCTCCGCACTCGCCCTGCCACTGGACCCACAATGGGACAACTTCAGCCGGGCCATCGAAACCACCGGCTTCTTCCGCGCACTCCTCAACAGCACGATCATCACCATCGCCGTGGTCGTCCTGGTCGTCCTGACCAACTCACTGGTCGCCTACGCCATCGCCCGCAACATGCACCGCCGACTCTTCCGCGGCCTGTACTTCTACCTCATCAGCGCCCTGTTCATCCCCTTCCCCATCATCATGCTCCCCGTCGTACGACAAATGAGCATGATCGGACTCGACAACCAGATCGGCCTGATCCTCCTCTACGTCGTCTACGGGCTCTCCTTCAACGTCTTCCTCTACACCGGCTACCTCCGCTCCATCCCCCGCGAACTCGAAGAAGCCGCCGCACTCGACGGCACCAACACCTGGCAGACCTTCTGGCGCGTCATCTTCCCCCTCCTCACCCCCATCAACGCCACCGTCGCCGTCCTCACCTGCCTGACCACCTGGAACGACTTCCTCCTCCCCCTGGTCATGCTCGGCGACCGCGACTCCTTCACCCTCCCCCTGGTCCAATACGCCTTCCAAGGACAGTTCAACACCGACTACAACCTCGCCTTCGCCTCCTACCTCATGGCCCTCGCCCCCATGGTCATCCTCTACGTCACCGCCCAACGCTGGATCATCTCCGGCGTCATGCGCGGAGCCATCCGCTGA